The Ziziphus jujuba cultivar Dongzao chromosome 12, ASM3175591v1 sequence GTCGACAAAGTGGCTTACACATTGTTCACCATTAAGGAAGATGGTCTTTACCTCCATTGTCCCCACAGAACCTCTATTTTTCCTGCGTGCACGTAATTAGAAGCATGAAGTCGATCCACCCAAATTCCCCTTTTCTTTctgaaaagtgaaaaaaaaaaaaataataaaataaaataaaagaagcaaaaagtGCAAAAGTGTGATAATGAATGGAAAATAATACTCACGGTTATTGGAAGAGGGTAAGAGCCAACATTACCTAGTCTGAATGGTTCTTGAAGTGATTCAAATTTGGATAATGACAATCGAATCCGACCTTGATTTTCTTCGGCATTTAACATCAAATGCcagtcaatttttttaaaggacACATATGATTTGTACATTCTATTGGTGGGAGTTTTAACATGGTCTGATATTTTGCTGCCTCTGCTGAATCATAAAATCTTTCCAagttaattaattgaattaGCCACCGATATTCTGATTTGGACAGCCTCAAAAATGATGTGAAGGGAaagagatagatagatagaaatAGAGAGTTCTTGGGCTTTTGCAGGTGTAATCTTTTGCATTGGACTGGTCTACATTTTGGAAGAATGTTGAAGCAAACCAGaaatttttcaattataatatTCCTTTCCGCAAAATGAGCCTATTCTATACACATTAAAGCCCATCACAGCCGAAAAaggagaaatataaaaaataaaaaataaaaagaatcaagaaaaagtaaaaagaaagaattataTAACACTTATGTGGCGCATGCATGGGACCCATATAAACACAGCAAAGATGGAATCTGTTTATAGGAGGTTTGAAGGTGCACAATACCTCCTATGTCTCTGATCcaaaaccaatttttttggatttttttttttagcagttTTTGAAAAAGCGGAACCCATatcattatttaagaaaataatgcttaaaatatatatttttttttcgtgttttttattatattctgatgtcaattaaagaaaaataataataataataatcttgttTTGATGAAGcagaccaaaaatataaatatatgcatacagatagaatttttttattttcattgatttatttatttatttattttttttgtgtctactaaaaattatgatattgaaggaaaaaagaaaaatcaaatggtgcataaaatagaaaataaataaaaggacaaTGTAAGTAAAGTAAGTAACCAAGGCTTGGGTGACACGTCTCCCTTCTGGGGAAGTGAATGTCGTGGGGGCCACAATCCGAAGACCAGAACACCTATGCATGTAATGTATCAGGTACATTACTAGGAAACCTTGGCCCCACGCATTGCTCATATCATCTCCTTGTGGGGTCACCTCCACATCCAGTGTAGCTTCCAACCGGGTGCATTAACATTTGGTAGTCGGTGATGTTAACCACTGCCTGTccaaaatacataatttatcaaatcacAAAGGAAAGTAAACACAAATAAAGACCGTTGATCAATAAAATGGACCACATTGAAATCTGGGGTCCCCTGCATGACGTCCCATCGAATGGTGATGCTGCCATTTCGGTCACGAGAATTGTAGCTCTCGGCACAGGGGGATATTGCAGCCAATGAGAGTTAAAATCGTTAGCTTTCATTGTTTCACAGTCCTTTGTTTCCGAGTCACTTACCATTAAATGTACTAGCTGAACTTGACCTTTTACaattgagaaaatatatatatatatatatatatatatattattaaaaaacagaaagaaaaaaaaaaatccttctaACAGACCAATAATGCAGATATTATGTAATTTCACAATGTCATATGTAATCAACAACATGTaatcctcaaaaaaaaaaattctgaattttaataaaatacacaTGTATGATAGAATTTTTCAATAtgcttatattaattaatatatatcaattaacgAACAATAAGTGTACCAATTTCAATTTGTGTACCAACTTTTTGGATATCAACTAATGTGATAttgttttattgatttatttattgttaatttatctataaatttaggttatattaatttatcaactatttaatatataaaaagttttaATAGATGGAAAAGTTTGTACTGTAGCCTTACTTGATCGTTAGCAAATGTCACTTTGAACACGGTGTTGCATAGCGAGTTTGATTCCTCGCCTCACTTAATAAGTActtatgataaaaaatttaaaaaaaaaaaaaaaagggggggaaaaaaaaaacgtacCATGTAATGTTCAATCAATGATAGACAtattccaaccaaaaaaaaaaaaaacgtaccATATAATGTTCAATCAATGACAGACATATTCCAttattatcaaaaagaaaataaaatttgatagacATATTCCATGAATTTGTCTAGTGCATATGTTTGGCTAATGAAGGTCGATGAAACCCCTGTGACAAGCAGCTATCAATGTTCGACCAGAAtgatactaagttgtctaagtTGTAAGTCTAAACATCCATAACCATAAAATTTGTGAGGTGGAAAACTAATATCAATTACTGCCCACAAAAgtgaaagaagaagatgaagaaaaaggTCTCCTACTAGCTGCTAAGTTAAAACCGCATTATGATGACCAAACGACCAGCCGTCGATCCTACAATTAAGTGGAGAAAAAACAAGCCCCTACTAGATCTGAAATTGAAGGCATTGAGACAAACACAATGTGTAAAGAGGTATTAAAATCAAAGTGGGATTAAGGAGTTTTGTGTAATCTTTTAACGATGGGAAAAAAGTGCAAGTGGGGAAGAAGAACATAGCTTTATTAGTGTCTCCCAGAGAGTTGAATTCCCTCATGCTAGCAGCAAAAAACTGTGTTTTCAAATTTTCGTATTTTAGTTTCATGTTTTCTTCCAAAAAGAGGAGGCACAACATTTCAATTTGGACCCTACActctacaaaaaaatatattaccttTTTTCCACATATACGctgacgttttttttttttttttttttctttccttctgtCAGATTCAACTTCTAGTTTCTCAGCACCATCTTTGCACTTTCTCGGCGGCATATATGAATCTGAATCTGATTTTCCTCTCCATATCAACCGTAGTCTCTGTCTCAAGTTTCAACAGAGAAAATTATTTGGAAAGTGTTAAAATGAAACGGGCAGTAAGTATGAGTAAAAGTATATTTAAATTGTAACTCTCCATTTCAGAACTTATTGAACTAAAAGGACATAATCTACTTATAATGAATGTTTTTGAATCCATTTTGAGAATCCGTAATTTTCATGACTCAAATCATTTTCTATATGTCTTTATGGGCCATAAATTGACATGAAAAATTGTAAATAGATGATGCAGCTTTATGATAAACAGTCGGTAAGTAGATTGTATCCCAACGTTATCCAACTAATTTTGCTAGTCTTTTAAGCTTTAATTTATAAGTTCTTATTGGAAGAAACAAGTATCTAGCTCTCATCTTTAAGTTTTATGCAAGGTTTCATGGTATATGGCCCAGTTTTCATTGATCTGCTAGCTGGGAAagttaaatatcaataaatcatgtcaataagaaaacaaagcGATCTGTCAGCAGTACAATCATTTAGTACTGATAAAAGCTTATTTGTAAGCATCATTATCAAATCTTATAATTATTCTTCGTTTTTTGTGCATTAAGATTTTTGAAAATAGCAGACGTTAAATTCATAAAATCTTTATTGGTAGCAAAAAGCAActctcaaacaaaaacaaaaaatccgcAGAAAAGAAAGATAATCAAGATACTGCTAGCCAGTCTTCAAGCTTTCTTCTCATTTATGAATGGATTTTGCTAAGTGACAAAAGAAGAAGTCTTAGCCAACTAAGGGCATGATAAACCTTGATACCTCTAGAGCTGCTGTTAGTTGGATCAACAATGAAAGAAGCTTAATTAAAGACTTTAAAATATGGTTTAGGTAGAAGACTGTATGTCCATAAATTTGGAGGAATCTCAAGACTGTTCAGTGAAGTGAAGGTACTGCATGAACAGTCTTTTCCTTACTTGTAATAAAGCTTGTAAAAGTATagttttattatcattgttatgtttatattaataatatatatatatatatatatagtcctgtGTCTTTGTCTCTACACCTACAACCTTTTTCTCAACTCTCTTTTATTCAAAGAGATGCTCGTGGGGCATACTTGAAGGAAAATAACTAAGTCGTGGGGGCATACTTGAAGGAAAATAACTAAGTTTGCCAATGGCTCTTCTAACAGAAACACAATTTCTTTGATAATGATGGTTATAGAATATGAACATGAATGGCTAATAATGAGGAAGGATTACTTAATTCGGCATGGAAAGTTTGTTGTTGCACAGCAAAACGAGTGCTAGCACATTTTTGAAGTCATTAAGCTTCCTATTTCAGATTATTAAGCGACTCTGCTTGGACCTCTTTTCTCTTGATGTCTGCAATATGCTGGAACACAAATAGTAATAGACTAATAAATTTGCTCCTTAAACTATAACGAGGGGAAAGTAAACGGCAACACAAAGCTAAACATTATAATCTATGACCATATTTGTAGATATTTAtccaaagaaataaaagaatttatgctGGTCTGCTTCGATTAAGGTCTTTTTAGGTTAGAAGTTCCTTCACCAGGGTAGTGGACCTACCAAAATACATAGAGAATACTAACTTTCAAGAGTCTTGAATGAGAAAGGATCTACTTCATTGTCCAATTATTCTTGACCCTATTGAGGTCTGACAAAATATTCCCTACTATTCCATGTGGGGTCTTCCAACCAGATAAATAGTGAGATAATAAAAACTTACAATAATGAAAACATACATCAGTATCCTGTGAAGAAAGTACATGTGCATGAACATGTTAAAGTGGAGAAGCCTAATAACACCTGACATGGGTATCTCTTCAACAATGAACGTGGTcaattgcataaaaaaaaaaacacagtacCCATAAAACGTGACAAATATCAAGTGCTCTACACTATTCAactaaatgtataaatatatatatatattatacgcaTGGTGATCGACATTGAATTATGCAACAAATACAATTCATATCCTAAAATCAACTTTGCACATACAATCTGTGCATGACCGACGAATTGTCAAATTGGGAATGGGGAGGGTCCGGGGGTCAGGGGCTATCTTGCCATTTGGCCACTTGATTTGATCTTGACATGGAATAGCCAACCAAGTTTGTAACCATCTCCATGTATCGCTCTGCCAACCTCTTCTTAGAACAGCCTTTCATGaaatatttgatatctttttcATAAATAGCATTCTGAGAAACTCTGATAAGAAGCTAATTTCTCACCTTCTTCTCACAAACGAAGTGATCAAAGCTCAAATTGAGATATATTAAAGATGAAGGTAAAGTTCATGTTTTTGTTATACCTGGGAGAACCAAAACTTACACGATTCTAAATTTGTTGATCTTTTGCATGTCTTTATTTGCAGCTGCTAGGTTGGATGCATCGTAAGTTTCGCCAGAATAGCAACGAACCACTTAAAGATTTTGTCATCGGTAAGTCATGACTATCAGATGGTTTTTGCTCATATGTTCCATAAGGTGTACATTTCTAAAACAATGTCATCGAAATCATTGCTAAAACCATGCATGACCACATGATGCGCACTCTAGGTGCAGAGTCAACCATATACTTGTTTATGCATCTAGGATTGGACAATTGCGTAAATAATGTACTGTAAAACCTCTCGCTACTCAGGAATGACAGCACGAATACAATAAAAAGTTCATGATCTTAATAATGGAATTATGAACAGAAGAACTCTGCAAAAGATAGCACTTTCCACGCTGCATGCCTTCTTATAACTAAAAAACAAGATCACCAAAAGAAGCCCAACAAAAATCATATAGCCTAAGAACTGAATAGAAATTACTTAAAAGAGAAATCAATATTAgaaacaaaattgaagattaaCACCCCTGTGACATTCCCACAGATATTCAACAGTATTTCCTAGTTACTGGAAACCATCCAAGTCCTTTGTACATGTACTTTTTTTTGTGTCAGGGAATTCTTGTGCTTGTCTTTCAGGGCAGCCATCACTTGATGACCAACAGTACTACCCAAAACCAAATTATGGCTCTAAACCCTTCAAACAAACCCAGAGGGACCAAAATCTTCGAAAATCCTTCACTGGCCTAGAAGCAGTGAGggtagaagaagaagactaTGAAGAGGAATCATCAGCTGAAATGTCTGAGCTCTTCCATGGCTTTCTTGCTATTGGTACTCTTGGCTCAGAACAAGTAATGGCAGATCCATCAACGCCAACCTTTGCCATATCAGTTGAAAATATAACTGAAAAAGAAACTGAGGTTACTGAGAACGAATTGAAGCTCATCAATGATGAGTTGGAGAAAGTGCTTGGAGCTGAAGCTAAGGATGATTGTTGCAATGAATCATCTGGAAGGAACAGTCATGTTAGCACTGGAAGAAGTAGTCATGGTAGCATCATTACTCTTAGTGGAAAGCCACTAGAAGGCTCAGACAATAACGGAAATGGAACCACAGTCTGCCCACTCCAGGGATATCTATTTGGGTCTGCAATTGAATTGTCTGAAACAACAGCAGTGGCAAAGAAGGAACATAGGACGTCTCTTGGTGAGCTGTTTCAGAGGAGCAAATTAACAGAAGAAAATGGCGGTGGGAAAAGTGAGCGGGAAGAGAAGCGACCAGACAAAGAAGCAGAAAAATCTGCTATGCATCTGATGAAAAAGAAGCTGAAGAAAAGAATACTCAATGCTGCTTCTCGTGGCTCAGCGGCAGCTGCTGGTGGACCTGTTGATTCTGCTTCAGCAgaaacaaaactgcacaaggtaCATATACTACACACAGCTTCTATATTCGTAATACTTTACTTAATTTGTTATCCTGAGTTATCATGGAGAAATTTATgtttcaattaaataaaaatagattctaGGACAATCTGTCTTGTGTTCTTCCTTGAAATATGAACATTGAAAGACACTGATGACCATCACAATGTGGACAATAGAGGATCAACagataaaaacaataatttcttatatttaatGTAATTGTTCTTGTTCTTATGTCCATGCATAGTTAACATATAGATGTATGCTTCAAACTCTTGCCTGAACAGGGTAGTTTTCTAATAAGTTTCTTTGGGGTCTCATAGTCTTGGTCATGAACTTCTGGTTGAGtttctttgatattttgtttggtAGATCCTTCAAATGTTCCACAGGAAAGTTCATCCGGAAAACTCTAAAGTTGCACAGAAGTCTGGGAAAGCTCAAAagaatgaaaaacaaaagaaaattcccCATGAGGGCAGTGGCAACAATATTGGAGATCAGGTCCTCCAAGATGAAGACATCATCTTATGTCCTCAACGAGCTCTTCTAAAGCAGAATATACGACGCTACAAGAGCCAATCTAACCCACCCCAATTCATGCTTAGCAGCATTGATTCAAATGGGAACAGAGAACACTGGATCAAAACAGATGCAGAGTGTAAGAATTTCtacagaaaatttttttttttttcttttctttgtctaTCTGTTTTATTAAATTGGAAACCGGTCTAGTTGAGGTTCAATCTTGCATCTTATCCAGAAGTAAAAAAATGTGAACACTAATCCTTTCAGATTAATTCAAACCCTTGCTGAAAACGCTGCATCTAAAACAAACTTttgactcaaaaaaaaaatttgattccaaACTATTTGAGTACTAATGCCAAACTTCTGTGCCTTAAACTATACTGATTTTCACTTGTGTTTGTGGTTTGTTGTAGACCTAGTGTTGGAGCTGTGAAAAAGCAGAGAAGCAAGTTGGTTGGGTTTGAAATGCAAGCTTGAATGAGTAACAAGTAAAAGTAATATTGTGTTTGTAAGATTTTCCTTAAATGGCTAATATTATTGGCGATTAGTATGCAGAGTTGTGGTTGTCAAAGAGCTAAAATGTGGTCCATTTGGAAGAATAAATAGAAAGAGGTACTCCTCTTCCTAAGCTATACCTGTGACTGTGAGTGGTTGGTTTATATGTAAATGCAAGGGTTTACATCCCATGCAGTACTGAAAGCTTTATTTCTATGGATTTTGAAATGTCGTTTTACAAACAAGTTTCTTTGAAACTTCATTTCCCAAAAAATTCTTTTACCGGGCAACCAAGAATCATCATGAACGACATGCAAAAGGGCAAAGAGTACATTTCACTAGTATAATTACTCTGTGCTCTAAATTTCTATAAACATCACTAGTATCATTTTCCttctttgattctttttttttttttttaataaattcaatatatatatatatataaaagtaaaaaatcaatGCAAAGTTGCAGAAATTAGATTTGACactgtaataaattattatacctTTCGAATCCGCACACGGCCATGGTCCACAGGTCAACTTTGTCGTTTCCTCCCAAAAGCAACAATCAGTTCAGGGTTGGATGTAGCTTTTGTTAGGGTTGGATGTATACGTTGCATCGAGCTTCATGATGAAAAATTGTGAATAGATTTTAAATTTGCACAATCAGAATTCAGAAaacgattttcttttttttatcttttttttttggctaaaacagAAAACGAGAAGTTTgattatgtatatacatatatatatatatatatatatatatataaacgaaaTTTTGTTGTTCGCTATATGTGACACATTATTTCTCCTAAATGCGTATATCCTTTCCACTTGTAGCATAGAAGCAAAATGCTAGAGAAAGACGACGTTTGGTTACTGAGAAAGTACAGGAAAGTAAGAGAAGAGTGCGAaagttaaataatatttaacactgtttcctttaaaaaaaaaaaaaaagcttaaatataatatttagctCCAAATTTATGTTCTCGATTGAAAAAGCAAAACTCAtacaaagattttattttattttattttttcaaatttacttttaaaaagacATTTATCCAATAATggattctaatattttttttatatacgttGTTTCATGAGTTGAACCGAACGCAGTCAAAACACAATTAGGCGTGAAAAGAACCTTACGACATGAAACCTTTATCCCTATTTTGGAAGAAAATTGCCGGTACTAAACATAAGCAAGCAACCAAAGCAATAGATGacgatgatgataatgatgatctGGCTCAAACAAGTCAAATCAGCTTAAAATCCCATATGACCTCATTACTTTGAAAATCAGTGCCTTGGCGTATAAAGTTGGGGACGACTTATCCGCCTTCaaacccaatattttttttctctcctgtATACAGAAGCCTCCTATGCTGTGCTGGCCTAATTTATTTCAAGCAATCTATGCTTACCCTTACTTCCATTGTTTTCttcatatgaaaaaataataataaatccaataatttaatctAATTAAATAGTTCAGTCCAATCCAAACGAATCTTATGGTATTACAAATGGAGATTCGttgcataatataatatatatatatatatatatatatagatattaccaaactttgtaataaatttaaggcatttataaatatacatataatatgaaaatgcaTGGAATGAACACCAGCACAAATACAAACACATGCGTCCATAGATACATATTGACACACCAGACATTTGCACATTCATATGTAGGTATATATActcgataataataataacaaaaacaaataacacACACACCCTCACAGAAAAACACATTTAGGCATGTGTGCAGTGGCATAATCATATTATGGAATACAGTATGTCAGAGCTGATCACACATCCActgatttattatatattttcgggaaggaaaagaaattaacaGGTTTATAAatcttaattaataacaatGATTTAACAAAAAGGTTATATCTTTTACAACTTTGACCCAAGAATTTTGGTGTATGAACCAAAAGCAGATGTTTGAGAAATCAATCATAACCAAACCACAAGGAAACAGCACAAAGCACTAGCATGTGCCGTCCATGTAA is a genomic window containing:
- the LOC107428299 gene encoding protein LAZY 1 isoform X1; this encodes MKLLGWMHRKFRQNSNEPLKDFVIGNSCACLSGQPSLDDQQYYPKPNYGSKPFKQTQRDQNLRKSFTGLEAVRVEEEDYEEESSAEMSELFHGFLAIGTLGSEQVMADPSTPTFAISVENITEKETEVTENELKLINDELEKVLGAEAKDDCCNESSGRNSHVSTGRSSHGSIITLSGKPLEGSDNNGNGTTVCPLQGYLFGSAIELSETTAVAKKEHRTSLGELFQRSKLTEENGGGKSEREEKRPDKEAEKSAMHLMKKKLKKRILNAASRGSAAAAGGPVDSASAETKLHKILQMFHRKVHPENSKVAQKSGKAQKNEKQKKIPHEGSGNNIGDQVLQDEDIILCPQRALLKQNIRRYKSQSNPPQFMLSSIDSNGNREHWIKTDAEYLVLEL
- the LOC107428299 gene encoding protein LAZY 1 isoform X2; its protein translation is MKLLGWMHRKFRQNSNEPLKDFVIGQPSLDDQQYYPKPNYGSKPFKQTQRDQNLRKSFTGLEAVRVEEEDYEEESSAEMSELFHGFLAIGTLGSEQVMADPSTPTFAISVENITEKETEVTENELKLINDELEKVLGAEAKDDCCNESSGRNSHVSTGRSSHGSIITLSGKPLEGSDNNGNGTTVCPLQGYLFGSAIELSETTAVAKKEHRTSLGELFQRSKLTEENGGGKSEREEKRPDKEAEKSAMHLMKKKLKKRILNAASRGSAAAAGGPVDSASAETKLHKILQMFHRKVHPENSKVAQKSGKAQKNEKQKKIPHEGSGNNIGDQVLQDEDIILCPQRALLKQNIRRYKSQSNPPQFMLSSIDSNGNREHWIKTDAEYLVLEL